From one Vibrio neonatus genomic stretch:
- a CDS encoding ISAs1 family transposase, with the protein MMHDAFTKHFSTLKDPRQSAKVSYPLFDVLFLTVCAVITGAEGWEDIEDFGRAHLGWLQDKGLFKEGLPVHDTIARVISRLDAKQFQECFTRWVNSLCEATEGRFIAIDGKALRSSYDRSSRQSTIHMVSAFCAQNKLVLGQVKTDVKSNEITAIPELLKLLDIKGCLISIDAIACQKSIAEAIVKDGGDYLLAVKGNQEKLFEAVKSELKSADGEVVKSKTETKHGRVEVREYRVLPAPKSKPFCDWPSINCIGEAMSFRYDKSGKKCSLEYRYYISSRALSAQDFAIGVREHWGIENSLHWVLDTAFSEDACQIYRDNAAEVLAAIRHMAINMLRNETTRKASIRRKTKMAAMEIEYLEQILVGNLSTD; encoded by the coding sequence GTGATGCACGACGCCTTTACAAAGCACTTCAGCACGTTGAAAGACCCAAGGCAATCAGCAAAGGTGAGTTACCCACTTTTTGATGTCCTATTCTTAACTGTTTGCGCCGTTATCACTGGTGCAGAAGGCTGGGAAGATATAGAGGACTTTGGTCGTGCTCATCTCGGATGGTTACAAGATAAAGGGCTATTTAAAGAAGGTTTGCCTGTGCATGATACGATAGCTCGTGTGATTTCACGCCTCGATGCTAAGCAGTTTCAAGAGTGCTTCACGCGCTGGGTTAACAGTCTTTGTGAAGCGACTGAAGGTCGGTTTATAGCCATTGATGGTAAAGCTCTAAGAAGCTCATATGACCGAAGCTCAAGGCAATCAACTATACATATGGTGAGTGCGTTTTGTGCTCAGAATAAACTGGTACTCGGTCAGGTAAAAACCGACGTAAAGTCAAATGAAATCACGGCGATACCAGAGCTACTTAAGCTATTAGATATAAAGGGTTGCCTCATTTCCATAGATGCAATTGCCTGCCAGAAGAGTATCGCAGAAGCGATAGTTAAAGACGGCGGTGACTATTTGCTCGCTGTAAAAGGCAATCAAGAAAAGCTTTTTGAGGCCGTAAAGTCAGAGCTAAAGAGCGCTGATGGTGAGGTGGTCAAGTCCAAAACCGAGACGAAACATGGTCGGGTAGAGGTGCGAGAATATCGAGTTTTACCTGCGCCAAAATCCAAGCCATTTTGTGATTGGCCTAGCATCAACTGCATCGGTGAAGCTATGAGTTTTAGGTACGATAAGTCGGGCAAGAAATGTTCTTTGGAGTACAGATACTACATCAGTTCTAGAGCATTGAGTGCGCAGGATTTTGCGATTGGTGTTAGAGAGCATTGGGGAATAGAAAATAGTCTTCACTGGGTACTAGACACAGCATTTAGTGAGGATGCTTGTCAGATCTACCGTGACAATGCTGCCGAAGTACTTGCTGCTATTCGCCATATGGCAATTAATATGCTGCGGAATGAGACCACAAGAAAAGCGAGTATTCGAAGAAAGACTAAAATGGCTGCGATGGAAATCGAGTATCTGGAACAAATTTTAGTTGGTAATTTGAGCACTGATTAA
- a CDS encoding MFS transporter: MENNNVSVGKRFTLLLCGVCTVASGAMIAPILPDIAKHTGSEQLAPYAMLLPNLAMMIFAPFIGKLLDKYGRLVFMRLGLLGYAILGASGYIMVDNIYYLLGLRFAFGIFTALNMTAISTLVADYFSDDPQGRAQFSGYQGTFASLSAVVVIQLGTFVAASDFKNTFLMYFVAIIFLVLTYLFLNEPERDNKGPAKATQEKPKEKVLTKDVLSILITLGLGMAVYYAAMVYTPFAISKFGASTSKTGIAINLVTALSALSAFFYGKLKANKSFDYIYMICFGLIFIGYVLMGMAPNIITFFIGCIISGLGVGLLMPNSAVRLMSTVNPVVMGTAMGILISTVFGGNFCAGLLAAPIIPILGYGGVFVVFGVISALIALFYCIKNIRS; encoded by the coding sequence ATGGAAAATAATAACGTTAGCGTAGGCAAGCGATTCACACTGTTATTGTGTGGCGTATGTACGGTAGCAAGTGGCGCAATGATTGCGCCTATCTTACCGGACATAGCCAAACATACAGGGAGTGAGCAACTTGCCCCTTACGCAATGCTTTTACCTAATTTAGCCATGATGATCTTTGCTCCTTTTATTGGCAAGTTGCTTGATAAATATGGACGACTGGTCTTTATGAGACTAGGGCTATTAGGGTACGCAATATTGGGCGCCTCTGGTTATATCATGGTAGATAATATTTATTATTTACTTGGATTGAGGTTTGCATTTGGTATTTTTACTGCTTTAAATATGACCGCAATTAGTACATTGGTTGCAGATTATTTTAGTGATGATCCTCAAGGTCGGGCTCAATTTTCTGGTTATCAAGGTACATTTGCATCATTGTCTGCAGTTGTAGTTATCCAACTAGGAACATTCGTCGCGGCGTCTGACTTTAAAAATACGTTTTTAATGTATTTTGTCGCGATCATATTCTTAGTTCTAACTTACCTATTTTTAAATGAACCAGAAAGAGACAACAAAGGCCCAGCAAAAGCCACTCAGGAAAAACCAAAAGAAAAAGTACTAACGAAAGATGTTCTATCAATTCTAATCACATTAGGTCTAGGCATGGCTGTATATTATGCAGCAATGGTTTATACCCCATTTGCGATCAGTAAATTTGGCGCATCAACAAGTAAAACTGGCATTGCAATCAACCTAGTGACGGCGTTGTCAGCGTTATCGGCTTTTTTCTACGGCAAGTTAAAAGCAAACAAATCTTTTGATTATATTTATATGATTTGTTTTGGTCTGATTTTCATTGGCTATGTATTAATGGGTATGGCACCAAACATTATTACATTTTTCATAGGCTGTATTATTTCAGGCTTGGGCGTAGGTTTACTAATGCCTAATTCGGCCGTACGTCTAATGTCAACTGTGAATCCAGTCGTTATGGGAACCGCTATGGGTATATTAATTTCTACGGTATTTGGTGGGAATTTCTGTGCTGGATTATTAGCTGCGCCGATTATACCTATCTTAGGCTACGGCGGTGTATTTGTTGTCTTTGGCGTTATTTCAGCGTTAATAGCATTGTTTTACTGTATTAAAAATATAAGATCATAA
- a CDS encoding nitrilase-related carbon-nitrogen hydrolase gives MKKLIIASCMLLSMNAFAAQVKVAALSAPSHYLNPKQSTSDLVQWMKKAHNDGIKILSTPEAYIGGYPLWNYVEKTIDIAAGEKHKAAFIEGSIYLNGPEVKKISAAAKKYNMGVILGANLRGEDGNRNTVYNAIIFIDEHGKVVNVHRKTSGSHTRVRA, from the coding sequence ATGAAAAAATTAATTATTGCTAGCTGTATGCTTTTATCTATGAATGCGTTTGCGGCTCAGGTTAAAGTTGCCGCGCTTTCTGCTCCTAGCCACTATTTAAACCCAAAACAATCTACCAGTGATTTAGTTCAATGGATGAAAAAGGCACATAATGACGGTATTAAAATTTTAAGTACCCCAGAAGCCTATATTGGTGGTTACCCTCTTTGGAACTATGTCGAAAAAACAATAGATATAGCTGCCGGAGAAAAACACAAAGCAGCATTTATTGAAGGTTCAATTTATTTGAATGGACCTGAAGTGAAGAAAATTAGTGCAGCCGCAAAAAAATATAATATGGGTGTAATTCTTGGCGCTAATTTACGTGGAGAAGATGGCAATCGTAACACCGTTTATAACGCCATTATATTCATAGATGAACATGGTAAGGTGGTAAACGTTCACCGCAAGACTTCTGGATCACACACCAGGGTGAGAGCATGA
- a CDS encoding nitrilase-related carbon-nitrogen hydrolase: protein MAKNRSRSHPGSHTERQYWSEGEASTIKNVTMQGIQVSAVQCWEARNPLTVSQLALNAPDVVFLPTGDFYNEKFGGLYTVEMRYIGRNVHSYVLSSSIMFNWDSLAKSDKDLMAAWKKFMPPQAPAAGLGGGAAVDPHGKVLDITKPFETRLVTAVVDTDQIEGSLALHSITDSYRLKGDYTLYVDGKKVTGNGVDSIY from the coding sequence GTGGCTAAAAATCGTTCACGATCTCACCCTGGATCACACACAGAGCGTCAATATTGGAGTGAAGGTGAAGCTTCTACAATCAAAAATGTCACTATGCAAGGCATACAGGTGAGTGCTGTGCAGTGTTGGGAAGCAAGAAACCCATTAACTGTATCTCAGCTAGCGTTAAATGCGCCTGACGTTGTGTTCTTGCCAACTGGTGATTTCTACAATGAAAAATTTGGTGGTCTATACACAGTTGAAATGCGCTACATAGGTCGTAACGTCCATTCATACGTGCTCTCTAGTAGCATAATGTTCAACTGGGATTCCCTCGCTAAGTCCGATAAAGACTTGATGGCAGCATGGAAAAAATTCATGCCACCTCAAGCTCCAGCCGCAGGTCTAGGAGGCGGTGCTGCCGTCGATCCACATGGTAAGGTTCTTGATATTACTAAACCATTTGAGACTCGTTTAGTGACTGCTGTAGTCGATACAGATCAAATTGAGGGTTCACTTGCTCTTCATTCAATCACTGATTCATATCGCCTCAAAGGTGACTACACCTTATATGTTGACGGGAAAAAAGTCACAGGTAATGGCGTAGACAGTATTTATTAA
- a CDS encoding NADH-dependent flavin oxidoreductase, whose protein sequence is MSKLIDEVVFQSNASLKNRIVMAPMTIQSAYFDGGVTQEMIDYYAARSGDAAAVIVESAFVENYGRAFPGALGIDADNKIEGLSRLANAIKEKGSKAILQIYHAGRMANGEFNGGHTPISASAVAALRDNAETPIEMTEQQIEDMVTHFGDAVNRALVAGFDGVEIHGANTFLIQQFFSPHSNRRNDKWGGDIDKRTAFPLAILEIAKQVVASREKPDFIIGYRFSPEEIEEPGIRFEDNMYLLDKLASCGLDYFHFSMGSWQRSSIVNPDDKEPLINKYHQLKSENVAKIPLIGVGGIKQKSDAEQAIESGYDIVSVGKGYLADPVWASKALNGEQCEELVDFAQQQELKLPTPLWDIMEYMIVDKAAEAAKQQRIQELQNVEITFEPGEYTAFGYGHNGQLPVTVTFSEDQILNIIVDSSKESDGIANPAFERIPKQIIEGQTLNVDVISGATVSSQAVIDGVTNAVDLANGNSEALLYKERVAVEQSTEVIEETVDLVVVGGGGAGLSATLTALDQGKSVILLEKFPVIGGNTVRTGGWVNAAEPIWQNDFSDLPGEVDYLKAIAKTPESEFVTEYLEDFKTLKAQLSEYFKDVDNGKHYLFDSVELHLVQTYLGGKRTDLNGNTIYGRYDLVKTLTNRAMESIDWLSEKGIDFDRSVVEIPVGALWRRAHKPKRPKGVEFVDKLQKRIKAQGGRIMTDTRATELIVEHGKVVGIEAQQSDGTKLVLRVNHGVVLASGGFGANTKMLKQYNTYWNEIADDIKTTNSPALVGDGIKIGEKVGANLVGMGFVQLMPIGDPNSGALLTGLIVPPENFVFVNQQGQRFVDECESRDVLSESFFNNGGLIYMIADDEIRKTAANTSDENIEREIKEGIIIKADTLSELADKINVPRENFIKTIEKYNSYVEQGHDIEFNKGALGLKVEKGPFYATPRKPSVHHTMGGLEIDTKARVINSEGAVIPGLYAAGEITGGIHAGNRLGGNALIDIFTYGRIAANSAVEMA, encoded by the coding sequence ATGAGTAAATTGATTGATGAAGTTGTATTTCAATCCAATGCTTCTCTAAAAAACCGTATTGTTATGGCACCAATGACGATTCAAAGTGCTTACTTTGATGGTGGCGTTACGCAAGAAATGATTGACTATTATGCTGCGCGATCCGGTGATGCTGCAGCAGTGATTGTTGAAAGTGCTTTTGTTGAGAACTACGGACGTGCATTTCCTGGCGCATTAGGTATTGATGCCGATAATAAAATAGAAGGCCTTTCAAGATTAGCGAATGCAATCAAAGAGAAAGGTTCGAAAGCTATTCTACAGATTTACCATGCTGGTCGTATGGCAAATGGTGAATTTAATGGTGGACATACTCCAATTTCAGCAAGTGCGGTAGCAGCGCTACGTGATAATGCCGAAACTCCAATAGAGATGACTGAGCAACAGATCGAAGATATGGTCACTCATTTTGGTGATGCTGTGAATCGTGCGCTAGTGGCAGGTTTTGATGGTGTTGAAATTCATGGAGCAAACACATTCCTTATTCAACAATTCTTTTCCCCGCATTCAAATAGAAGAAATGACAAGTGGGGCGGTGATATCGATAAGCGAACCGCATTCCCTCTCGCTATTCTTGAAATCGCAAAGCAGGTTGTAGCCTCTCGTGAGAAACCTGATTTTATTATTGGTTATCGTTTCTCCCCAGAAGAAATAGAAGAACCGGGCATTCGCTTCGAAGACAATATGTATCTTTTGGATAAGCTAGCGAGTTGTGGATTGGATTATTTCCATTTCTCTATGGGCAGCTGGCAGCGCAGTTCAATCGTTAACCCTGATGATAAAGAACCATTAATTAATAAGTATCACCAACTTAAAAGTGAAAACGTAGCCAAGATTCCGCTTATTGGCGTTGGTGGTATTAAACAGAAATCGGACGCAGAACAGGCAATTGAAAGCGGCTATGACATTGTTAGTGTAGGGAAAGGCTATTTAGCTGATCCAGTATGGGCATCTAAAGCTCTTAATGGTGAGCAGTGTGAAGAATTAGTGGATTTTGCTCAGCAGCAAGAACTAAAACTACCAACGCCGTTGTGGGACATCATGGAATACATGATCGTCGATAAAGCTGCCGAAGCCGCGAAACAACAACGCATTCAAGAGCTGCAAAATGTTGAGATTACTTTTGAGCCTGGTGAGTATACCGCTTTTGGCTACGGTCATAATGGGCAGCTGCCTGTAACAGTGACTTTCTCTGAAGATCAGATCTTAAATATTATCGTAGATTCTTCAAAGGAATCCGACGGTATTGCAAACCCTGCCTTTGAGCGTATTCCTAAGCAGATTATTGAAGGTCAAACGCTCAACGTGGATGTCATTTCTGGCGCTACTGTGAGTAGTCAGGCTGTTATTGATGGCGTAACGAATGCGGTTGATTTAGCCAACGGAAACTCAGAAGCACTGCTGTACAAGGAAAGAGTTGCTGTTGAGCAATCAACAGAAGTCATTGAAGAAACCGTTGATCTTGTGGTTGTTGGTGGTGGGGGTGCTGGTTTAAGCGCAACCTTAACCGCTCTCGATCAAGGCAAGTCAGTTATTTTACTTGAAAAATTCCCTGTCATTGGTGGTAACACGGTACGCACCGGAGGCTGGGTTAATGCAGCAGAGCCTATTTGGCAAAATGATTTTAGCGATCTACCGGGTGAAGTTGACTATTTAAAAGCGATTGCGAAAACCCCAGAATCAGAATTTGTGACTGAATATCTAGAGGATTTTAAAACGCTGAAAGCTCAGCTTAGTGAGTACTTTAAAGATGTAGACAACGGCAAACATTACTTGTTTGATTCAGTCGAATTACACCTTGTGCAAACCTACCTAGGTGGTAAGCGTACGGACCTAAATGGCAACACCATTTATGGACGTTATGACTTAGTGAAAACTCTGACCAATAGAGCGATGGAGTCTATTGATTGGTTGAGTGAGAAGGGGATTGATTTTGACCGAAGTGTGGTGGAAATCCCTGTGGGCGCACTGTGGCGCCGAGCTCATAAACCTAAGCGTCCAAAAGGCGTGGAGTTTGTCGATAAACTGCAAAAACGTATCAAAGCACAGGGCGGACGCATAATGACGGACACTCGTGCTACTGAATTGATTGTTGAGCACGGGAAAGTAGTTGGCATCGAAGCGCAACAATCAGATGGCACTAAGCTAGTACTTAGAGTCAATCATGGTGTGGTACTCGCTTCCGGCGGCTTTGGCGCAAACACCAAAATGCTGAAGCAATACAACACTTATTGGAATGAAATTGCCGATGACATCAAGACAACTAACTCCCCAGCACTTGTGGGTGATGGCATCAAGATTGGTGAAAAAGTTGGCGCTAATTTGGTGGGTATGGGATTTGTGCAGTTGATGCCAATCGGTGATCCAAACTCTGGTGCACTACTGACAGGGCTTATTGTTCCGCCGGAAAACTTTGTCTTTGTAAATCAGCAAGGTCAGCGTTTTGTTGATGAGTGTGAGAGTCGCGACGTACTTTCGGAATCATTCTTTAATAATGGTGGCTTGATTTATATGATTGCCGATGATGAGATTCGAAAAACTGCCGCAAACACGTCAGACGAAAATATAGAAAGAGAGATAAAAGAAGGCATTATCATCAAGGCCGATACGCTTAGCGAACTGGCCGATAAGATCAATGTTCCACGTGAGAATTTTATCAAGACTATTGAAAAATATAACTCTTATGTAGAGCAAGGGCATGATATTGAATTTAATAAAGGTGCTCTGGGTCTGAAAGTAGAGAAAGGACCTTTCTATGCGACGCCTCGTAAACCTTCTGTGCATCATACAATGGGCGGATTGGAAATTGATACTAAGGCACGTGTTATCAATAGCGAAGGGGCTGTTATTCCAGGGTTGTATGCGGCAGGCGAGATTACCGGTGGGATTCATGCGGGTAATCGCTTAGGGGGAAATGCTCTTATTGACATCTTTACCTATGGACGAATTGCGGCTAACAGTGCTGTAGAAATGGCATAA
- a CDS encoding FAD:protein FMN transferase — MACYSTRFELMGTFIDLIVHHEKGEHLIKEVFLQLNQYAQRFTVNQDDSELMKVNQFAGIKPVTVQPDLFYLIKKATQVSLDMSNPFNIAVGPLVKMWRIGFKDAKLPTDNEITRALELVNPKNIILNEQNQSVFLSQVGMRIDLGAIAKGYFADEIKRYLVNAGVTQGIINLGGNVLSIGGAPKNANQSWNIGIQNPLLQRGEICRVVPLKDRSMVTSGINERFFQLNGKRYHHLLDPNTGRPISTDIASVTIISERSIDGEIWSTAGFLSSTKQSLEHFNQLSSQAGIEAVIISQKGDINVSKGLIDDGQHIMLR; from the coding sequence ATGGCTTGTTATTCCACACGTTTTGAATTAATGGGGACTTTTATCGACCTAATTGTTCATCATGAAAAGGGTGAGCATCTTATTAAAGAAGTATTTTTACAGCTTAATCAGTATGCCCAGCGTTTTACTGTGAACCAAGATGATTCTGAATTAATGAAAGTTAATCAGTTTGCTGGTATTAAGCCAGTTACGGTGCAGCCTGATCTCTTTTACCTTATAAAAAAAGCGACTCAAGTGAGTCTAGACATGAGCAATCCTTTTAACATTGCCGTAGGCCCATTAGTGAAAATGTGGCGTATTGGTTTTAAGGATGCAAAGTTGCCAACAGACAACGAAATCACCCGAGCATTAGAGTTAGTCAATCCTAAAAATATCATTTTAAATGAGCAAAACCAGTCAGTATTTCTATCACAAGTGGGTATGAGAATTGATCTTGGTGCGATAGCAAAAGGGTACTTTGCTGATGAGATTAAACGTTATCTGGTTAATGCTGGTGTAACGCAAGGAATCATTAATCTTGGTGGCAATGTATTGTCTATTGGGGGGGCTCCAAAAAATGCAAACCAATCTTGGAATATTGGGATACAAAATCCTTTATTGCAGCGAGGTGAGATATGTCGGGTCGTGCCTTTGAAAGACCGTTCTATGGTGACTTCTGGGATAAATGAGCGATTTTTTCAATTGAATGGTAAGCGATATCACCACCTACTTGACCCGAATACAGGAAGACCGATCTCAACCGATATCGCGAGTGTTACCATTATCTCTGAGCGGTCAATTGATGGTGAGATATGGAGTACCGCAGGCTTTTTATCTTCAACCAAACAGTCATTAGAACATTTTAATCAACTGAGTTCACAAGCAGGTATTGAAGCTGTTATTATTTCACAAAAAGGGGATATTAATGTGAGCAAAGGGTTAATAGATGATGGTCAACATATAATGTTGCGTTGA
- a CDS encoding TetR/AcrR family transcriptional regulator: MTFFKNDFIKQKLIQTAIDEIATHGIQACNVRGICSKSDIGKSTFYNRFSDKDDLLINIREYLNFRIERELFKSWNEEDSFDECWYKIAKSTWDLCIGYKSTVIAGQLIKEYFHEMDNDVGIDELSLWLNRLNQEKAQGNTINMPTEYLNIMTLGVVVNLAVNVSKGNAPKIDDNEVHTLFMTIVNSIKK; the protein is encoded by the coding sequence GTGACGTTTTTTAAAAATGACTTTATTAAGCAAAAATTGATACAAACAGCAATTGATGAAATTGCCACACATGGTATCCAAGCATGTAATGTAAGAGGTATTTGCTCAAAGTCAGATATTGGTAAAAGTACGTTTTATAATCGATTTAGTGATAAAGATGATTTATTAATTAATATAAGAGAGTACTTAAATTTTAGAATTGAACGTGAGTTGTTCAAAAGCTGGAATGAAGAAGATTCATTCGATGAATGTTGGTATAAAATTGCAAAATCTACTTGGGATTTATGTATTGGATACAAATCCACCGTTATCGCAGGTCAGTTAATTAAAGAATATTTTCATGAAATGGACAACGATGTTGGCATTGATGAACTGAGTTTATGGCTCAATCGATTGAACCAAGAGAAGGCACAAGGCAATACGATTAACATGCCGACAGAGTACTTAAATATTATGACTTTGGGTGTGGTAGTCAATCTTGCGGTCAATGTGTCTAAAGGAAATGCTCCAAAAATTGATGACAATGAAGTCCACACTCTATTTATGACTATTGTTAATTCAATAAAAAAATAG
- a CDS encoding CueP family metal-binding protein translates to MRIISYLSSTAILLVSFSSMASQGSDFEKLTPQQALVQANKWYGSHDASVQVFPTYMSAKFADGSQATLPIKDKHLISIAPFITHNHPCDFHVPTGCTGELKGVNVGVTVYDKTTNKQLIYKMLKTNPNGFIDLWLPKDRENLKVEITYAGKKATKILSTGKTDLTCITDMKLI, encoded by the coding sequence ATGAGAATCATCAGTTACCTTTCAAGCACAGCGATTTTGCTCGTAAGTTTTAGTTCGATGGCAAGTCAAGGCAGTGACTTTGAGAAACTCACACCGCAACAAGCCTTAGTCCAAGCAAATAAATGGTATGGCAGCCATGATGCCTCTGTACAGGTATTTCCAACATACATGTCTGCGAAATTTGCCGATGGCAGTCAAGCAACACTGCCAATTAAGGATAAGCACTTAATTTCGATTGCTCCATTTATAACTCACAATCATCCGTGCGATTTTCATGTTCCAACCGGCTGTACTGGTGAATTAAAAGGAGTAAATGTAGGAGTGACCGTATATGACAAAACTACTAATAAGCAGTTGATATACAAAATGTTGAAAACCAATCCGAACGGCTTTATAGATCTTTGGTTGCCAAAGGATAGGGAGAATTTAAAAGTGGAAATAACCTACGCTGGGAAAAAAGCGACTAAAATACTTTCTACCGGTAAAACCGACTTAACTTGTATTACCGACATGAAGCTCATCTAA
- a CDS encoding MFS transporter has protein sequence MSNDSFLPAIPDIAHYFGFADGDYGTVQLGVSAFLWLTMAFQLIAGPLSDRFGRRPTLLLGALLFIVANSMVTFAPSVGWFLFWRAVTGLSICAIFAAGFAAINEYYTNVDAIKALGLSATIVIFAPMVGPVIGLALMKIGGWKFTFWANSLFMVFIFALLHRYMPETRKLAENGSTPSLRQNIWAIFKMSRERDFLLISISSAFSGAAFLVWITAGVSMLCSNLGLSEAEFVLYNVPVMLSLMLGNFLSAYITKDITKTVYRMMFCSSSLIPLFVFLGYIQVHSQLSSEVTIFTHLSAPILFIVPMALFSFFRGILNPPLTQFILNKQSTNKGSASSFMSFIGIIGSITGATVAASLSGAGNNAYYYTISTFILFALFFFLLAERSAKRNLVVA, from the coding sequence GTGAGTAACGACTCTTTTTTACCCGCAATCCCTGATATTGCTCATTATTTTGGTTTTGCTGATGGTGACTATGGCACAGTCCAATTAGGTGTGTCGGCCTTTTTGTGGCTCACTATGGCCTTTCAGCTTATCGCAGGCCCCCTCTCAGATAGGTTTGGTCGCCGCCCTACTTTGCTGCTCGGTGCATTACTGTTTATTGTTGCCAATTCTATGGTCACCTTTGCCCCAAGCGTGGGATGGTTTCTATTCTGGCGCGCAGTGACTGGGCTTTCCATTTGCGCCATTTTTGCGGCAGGCTTTGCTGCTATCAACGAATACTATACCAATGTTGATGCCATCAAGGCGCTCGGGCTGTCTGCCACTATTGTGATATTTGCACCTATGGTTGGCCCCGTTATCGGCCTAGCATTAATGAAAATCGGTGGATGGAAATTCACTTTCTGGGCGAATTCTTTGTTTATGGTGTTTATTTTTGCTCTATTACACAGGTATATGCCGGAAACACGCAAACTTGCAGAAAACGGCAGTACGCCCTCTTTACGTCAAAATATCTGGGCAATTTTTAAAATGAGCCGTGAGCGTGACTTTTTACTGATCTCTATCAGTTCAGCTTTTAGTGGCGCGGCTTTTTTGGTGTGGATTACAGCAGGCGTATCCATGTTGTGCTCAAACCTTGGGTTGTCTGAGGCAGAGTTTGTACTGTACAACGTACCTGTCATGTTGAGCCTAATGCTAGGCAACTTTCTCTCTGCATATATCACTAAGGACATCACTAAAACCGTGTATCGCATGATGTTTTGCTCATCTTCGCTGATCCCACTGTTTGTTTTCTTAGGATATATACAAGTTCATAGTCAGCTTTCCTCCGAAGTCACTATATTTACCCATTTAAGTGCGCCAATATTATTTATTGTGCCAATGGCGTTATTTAGCTTTTTCCGCGGAATACTCAACCCACCTTTAACACAGTTTATTTTAAACAAACAAAGTACAAATAAAGGCTCGGCTTCTTCTTTTATGTCTTTTATTGGGATCATAGGCTCAATTACCGGAGCTACCGTTGCCGCTAGCTTATCGGGCGCTGGCAATAACGCTTACTACTACACTATCTCGACCTTTATTTTGTTTGCGCTGTTCTTCTTTTTGTTGGCTGAGCGCAGTGCGAAAAGAAACTTAGTTGTAGCTTAA
- a CDS encoding glutaredoxin family protein codes for MKVIRILLGKIILLLNFLFPPKGIKRTSEAQQHADTKAKNLALYQFEACPFCVKVRREMKRQSIAIELKDAKNNHQAREELQNGGGNIKVPCLKITSQGKEVWMYESSDIIAYLQKEFA; via the coding sequence ATGAAAGTCATCCGTATTCTCTTAGGTAAGATCATCTTACTGCTTAACTTTCTTTTCCCGCCAAAAGGAATCAAACGCACAAGTGAAGCGCAGCAACACGCTGATACTAAAGCCAAAAATTTAGCCTTATATCAATTTGAAGCCTGCCCTTTTTGCGTCAAAGTGCGACGCGAAATGAAACGCCAATCAATCGCTATCGAACTAAAAGATGCCAAAAATAACCACCAAGCACGTGAAGAGTTACAAAACGGCGGTGGCAACATCAAAGTACCCTGCTTAAAAATCACATCACAAGGTAAGGAAGTGTGGATGTATGAATCTTCAGATATCATCGCTTATCTACAAAAAGAATTTGCTTAG
- a CDS encoding 3'-5' exonuclease produces MSSSANSVIVLDFETTGLSPNMGDRAIEIGAVKLMDGKVVDTFQQLMNPGFRVSSFIESYTGITNNMLRSAPSCAEVMTEFSTFVGDSNMVAHNASFDKRFLDAELELLDIQYSGQFACSMLIARRLYQNAPTHKLGDLIRYKNIEHDGVFHRALADSEMTARLWMVMLEELRSKGIANPEFAFMQKLSKTSKNALHSFISQHVK; encoded by the coding sequence ATGTCTTCTTCTGCCAATTCCGTTATTGTTCTCGATTTTGAAACCACAGGTCTCTCACCGAATATGGGTGATAGAGCCATTGAGATTGGTGCCGTTAAGTTAATGGACGGCAAAGTAGTCGACACTTTTCAGCAGTTAATGAATCCAGGTTTTCGCGTCAGTTCATTTATCGAAAGCTACACTGGTATCACCAATAACATGTTGCGCAGCGCGCCAAGTTGCGCCGAGGTTATGACTGAATTTTCCACATTTGTCGGCGATAGCAATATGGTGGCGCACAATGCTTCTTTTGATAAACGCTTTTTAGATGCTGAGCTTGAACTGCTAGATATTCAGTATTCTGGACAATTTGCTTGTTCGATGCTCATTGCACGACGCTTGTATCAAAATGCACCCACGCATAAGCTCGGCGATTTGATTCGTTATAAGAATATTGAACATGATGGCGTGTTTCACCGTGCATTAGCGGATTCGGAAATGACCGCCCGACTATGGATGGTGATGTTAGAAGAATTGCGCAGTAAAGGCATTGCCAACCCTGAGTTCGCGTTTATGCAAAAACTATCAAAAACCAGTAAAAATGCTCTGCACTCATTCATCAGTCAACACGTAAAGTAG